A window of Anabas testudineus chromosome 7, fAnaTes1.2, whole genome shotgun sequence genomic DNA:
ATGTAATGCAAGTCTAGTGACAAGCTCATTACTAAGCTGTCTGGCTGTGTGTAGTTCTGATTGGAGgctcattttatttatacttatttGTTACTATTGCTGGATAAGTCTGTAGATACTTTGTTTACCAGtttgctctcttcctgtttgctCTGTAGTCATGCAGGATATATTGATGCATTGTATAAAGAGGGTTTGCATGTATTTCCTCCAGTTTGTGCAGAGGCTTTCAACccagatgaggatgatgaggacACGGAACCCAGAGTGGTTCACCCAAAAACAGATGAACAGCGCTGCAGACTGCAAGAAGCATGCCGAGACATCCTACTCTTCAAAACACTAGACCAGGTAAATAAAACTTAGAAACTGACACACGAAGACACGTAGCAATGCAGAAAACTACACGCACACAGATGAGTGAAGAATAAACTAACAGTAAGTGACTTATTTAGGTGCTGAGCGTCCCgtacttttacatttgcataGATAATACAGTTCACTGAATAACATTCAGTGACATCTGTGTCCTTTATGAAAGCAACTGCcttcatgtttttccttttaatttacagtgcatccagaaagtattcactgctcaaccttttccacattttattttgcagccacattccaaaatggattaaatttaTTAATTTCCTCAAAGCACCACATACAATATCCCAttatgtgaaagtgaaaaaacaattCAAGTACAAGTATTTAGTATTTCCATAAGAATTGAAACAAACCAATGcagtacagtaataataaagtttttactttattcagtTCTTGTTGAGAAGACTACTGTAACAGTTTTTGTGATCAGCCAGTGATAGTTGGAGGCTCGCTTTTCTCTCCTGAGGTCTGGCAGACAACCACTCTTGGGGCACTTGGGGTGATTAACTGCTGAGAAAAGGGACAAAGAATTATttgttaaacataaaatgaacCAATACAGTCTCTATTCAGCTTAAATGGCTTCTTCTTTTGACCAGAAACTTTAACAGAAGCCCATGTTACATATTAAAACCATCCCATATTTGGGCATCATTAGATTGTCCTGCCTGTTCTCTAGAAGGCAGTTCATGTTTGTGCTGTGTCACTGTACTTAgtttatctgtttgtgttttggatgAAATtatgtgcttaaaataaatatattaaaactttCTGTTCCCTTTGTGAATTGTGCACTTTCTCTCTACAATATATGAGATTATGATGAGCTAAATGGACAAAACAGTCCTAGAAAAGCCTTTCATAGTTAAACATGGAGAAAATGCCCTAAATGTAGGATTATTATTTATCTTCCCTGGAGATTGTTTTTGAGCTAAACACATTTCCAGTGTTACTATTTGTTTCTTCACCtcatctgtatgtttgtgtgtgtccatcctCTTGTCTCCCATCCAGGAGCAGTTCTCACAGGTGCTGGACGCCATGTTCGAGTTACGGGTTCAGCCCCAGGAGCACGTCATCGACCAGGGAGATGACGGGGACAACTTCTATGTCATAGAGAGGTAGGAGGCAGACACCAGCATAGGGTCATTTAGTTGAATGTATGTGTTGAAATATGAGGCTAAGTATGACGATGCCTATGTGCATATTTAAGGCTATACTTTTTAGTTGGAGTGAATTTAACTTCATTGTATGTAAATGAGCTCATTTACATACATGGTGTAAGATAAATGAAAGAACCTGAACATATAAGGGCAGTGAAATAGAACATCATCAGTTATAGCTACACATTGTATCTGGCACCGCAAACAACTAAAAGTttgtaaaaagtatttttaatgaCAGGGctgttgtatttaaatgtagtgAATAAAGGTGGAATAATAATATGGCTCATTAAAATCCACAAAAGCGAGCTGAGTTTGCTTAGATGTTAGGTTTCATTAGACTCTTTGTGATTATGATTgggatgtatgtgtgtgatgtacAGAGAGACATGGTGTGTAATTTTCCTCTCATATTGCTAAGGTAAACTGCTGCAGTATACACAGACCTTTAAGGAAGGTTTTATTGCCTGAGCTGGAATAAGAAGAGTATCCTCACTCTGAAAGTCAAAATAATGCCAGTGTTTCTCAATTAAAGTATAAATATGCATCAGACTGCAGCTGATgtcatattattttcattattattttaatataaaggTGGTAAAGTTGCTAAGCTTCTATCATAATCCCTGAGACTGCATAGCACTGAGAGGAATGAGATTTTCTTTGTTCAGCAGCCACAGTCATTTACATTACTTGCCCAAGTGGTTGCTTAACCTCTGCCACAAAGTACAAAACAGGCTCGCTAGTGTTTGGCCTGTCATTGTTTATCCCACCccagtttcagtttattattgGCATTGCACATATCAGTTCAGCACAGCAGTTTAATTCCACTTGTTGTGTTCTATCTTTCCATCTGCATCTACTCTTTCTAACACAGCGTGTTCCCTCACGAGACATTGGATGACCTTTAAGAGCAGCACGCCTGCCTGATCATATACTATCCATTTGTTTTTCCTAGCTTGTAAGAAGTGTAGGTGGTGGCTAATGTCACcagcagagatggagggataagcaggaatggaaaaagaaaagcaggaaagaaaacaggacaaagtaatgcattgtttaaatgtttccaaTTTGAACCTTTTtattgtctttctgtctttgtgttcatgttgttgtATTATTATGTTCTAGATAATGTCTAGCTAGATCTTATGAAGTTTAAAAGAAGACTGGAAGTAAAACTTTTCCCTTTAACCATTAAACTGGCCTGTGTGACACTATGTGGTGATGAGCACCCTTTACAAACAATTCTGAGCAATTGTGTTCTAAAGCCTTGAATAAAGGAAGTAACTGGAAATTACTCAGAAACCTTCAGGGATGAGGGATAAATATACAGTGGGAGGGTTGATGTGTACAAAGTGAAAAGTAGCATTGTGGTACATTGGCTTTGCTTTTAACATAACCACACACGGTTAACTTAACCATGTCAGTGAACAAAAGGTTATTACATGATCCATTGCTGTCAAAAAATTAACTACATAGTTATCTTTCACTCATATTGTCTGAGGTTTGATATAAATGAGCCACTTGATCTTGCGTTAGCCCTTTTATCACAGCTTTAGTGCTTCTATTTGTCTTAGAAAAAAAGCTGTAGCATCTTTAGCTGAAGTGTTTACCAGCCACTGTGAAGCTCAGCCCCAAGACAGATTAATTTGTTGATAGTGAGATTTTGCGACTTCTGTCATAAGAGGTTAAAAATTACTAACGGCACAGCCCAAGGGTTGACTAGACAGAAAATCCTTATCATCTTCATGTCCTCGCAGTGCAGGAATTAACATCCATTTGTTCTCTGGCTACAGAGACACACTTCAAAGTACACCAGCCATATTATCTTTTAACTCGCGTGTTGATTAtagaaaagattttaaaattctGGCACCTTAAAATTGAACTTCAGGGTAGTAATTCATCATGAGGTGCCTGCTtatcaagaaataaaaatggttATTTAAAGAATATTGATCCTGAATTTTACATGTGCTTTTCTTGGCCCAAGCAAATGTACTGTCTTTAAGGTATCAGTTATCACagtgttcatattttcttattcTCTTGAATAAAGAGAACAAACAGTACGTAGATGAACGACGGAGCAGACGACACAAGTGATCAACGTCCCCATCGTCATCGTAATCCAGAGAGACTAAATTAATACTCTACCAGCGACAAGGGTCTTAGCCCCACTAAACAGCCAATGGGAGGCCAGGCTCTCTGAAATGACTGGTTAATCCTAGCAAGCAACAAGGCTCTAAATTACCTTTGCTAGGTTTAATCCTCgaacagacaggaggagggagggagagacggAGCTGCTACTCTCGACCAGCAACATatacaaacatgacaaacactTTTTGATTCTGTACATGCAGATCTACAGCAGTGTTGAGCTAAGTTATAGTCACCTTTTATGTACAAAATCATCTGCTTTAACAGAAATACACACGCAGTTAATGCAGTTGATGCAGgcgcacacaaacgcacacaatCAATGACTGAAACACCCAGTGTGCAAGAGTCCTGTCCAAAGGCTACAGATAATCTGTAATTAGATGTCTATTTAAACGAGTCAGTAAGTTAATAAACAAGCCTAGCCTCTTAACTTTTGgctcatttaaataaatacaagtcagtttagtttctttgtttgccttttttaGTATTAattcttgtttctctctccctgctgctttttgtcttctttttccccatatccctctccctctctctctctctctctctctctgtctgtctcttttcctctttctctctccctccagggGTGTGTATGACATAGTGGTATCAGGAAAATGCGTGGGTCAATATAACAATAAGGGCAGCTTCGGGGAGCTGGCACTCATGTACAACACTCCACGCGCTGCCACCATCATTGCCACTCAGGAGGGGGCACTATGGGGTCTGGTAAGAACATGCAaattgacaaacacacacaaacagtacaacCAGACGGTTAGACCGGTCATACTCTGGCACCACTTTGAGTTTATATAAATACCACTCTGTAGTTATTTAATGATCCAGTGTAACAACTAgctgttttcagtcattttaatcaTTATCTCACTTTTCTAAAGTTCTGTTAATTTCCATCTCCAAGTGTCACATGTTTTGATTCACAAAAGCTCATTTTCCCTCTAGTGGTCTTTTAAGGATTGTAGTGGGAGCAGTTTCAGTTACTAAATGCACTCACATTCAGCTGTGATGCTCAGACATGTTAAGAATGGAGTCCTGTTATCTATGAATGGAGcttctgttctgctctgatGTTTAATGTAGCTGCAGCTCCTCCCTGTGGTCGAGCAGAGGACGACCAGCAACAGTCAAAGAATCGAAGCGAGTGTcacctgtgtttgtttcctttagGACCGAGCCACATTTCGTAGACTCATTGTGAAGAACAATGccaagaagaggaggatgtaCGAATCTTTCATTGAATCTGTGCCCTTACTCAAATCACTGGAGGTAAGTGTAGTTGTTGTAGACTAGATGAAAGAAATCCTCAGTGTCCCATTGTtagcagcagagcagaacaaCAGCATGTTTTATAATGTACAACATTCTGCTATTCACCCATTAAGAAATTGCAGATTTCTGAGATTTTTCTGATGATAGCTGAAGTATTTTCTTAGAAATATGTTCTGTGTTTATTGCACCAAAATAAATGGTTGATCCATGCTGAGTAGACAGCAGAACATCAAGACCATTATCTGCATGCAGTCAGTGAAACTCATTATTTCTCTTCCCTCAACTTTCCTGTATTTCtccctgatttttttttttttttctctaggCGACAGAGAGAATGAAGATAGTGGATGTATTAGGAGCAAAGCAGTTCTCAGATGGTGAGCGCATCATTACACAGGTACGACATGGACatagttgttgtagttgtataTAAACAGAACTCATAcattgcagtgttttttgatACTGAAAATCTGTGTTGTTCCTCCTCAGGGAGATAAAGCTGACTGCTTCTACGTTGTAGAATCTGGGGAGGTCAAGATCATGATGAAGAGTAAAGTAAGAAGCTTCTTCTCACCCTCCTCAAATTGTCCATTGCATCACTATTAGTTCAAAGGTTCAAGTGTGAAGGTGAATTTATTTCACTATGTATCCTTCAGAGACCTTTTATAGGCAAAACGATTTTAACCTTTGTCTCTACTCTACGTTTTATCCAGCACTTACCTGTCCACTATTTCAGTGATAACTGAGACCCAATTGGTTCAAAAAGGCCAGGTAACACAAATGAAAGGCAGGAAATATTTCCTCTCAGAGGCTGTTGAATATTCTAAAAGCGTATTTAGAATATGCATGAACACAATAgcacatttattcttttaccACGTAGTGGCTCTGCAGCACATTTTGACAATGACAACCCACACAACCCATTAAAAACCACCGGAGTACAAAAGTGTTTCTTTCCTGGCAACAGCAGGAATTGCAATTGTCCGCTCAGCTGCTGAGTGCTTCTTGTTGTTACGGGAAAAAATGAGGTGCTCAGTGGTTCCTAACCTTTAAtcctcttctctgctctgttcccctctcctcatctcctttGTCGCTGCAGACGAAGGCAGACCACGCAGACAATGCGGAGGTGGAGATAACGCGCTGTAGCAGGGGTCAGTACTTTGGGGAACTGGCCTTGGTCACTAACAAGCCCCGGGCCGCCTCAGCCTACGCAGTGGGTGATGTCAAGTGTTTGGGTAAGAGAAATACTTTTCAATATATAATTTCTCTAAAGCTGCTCACGAGAAAACCGTCAAGGAATGTGATACCTGAACTAGATTATACTAACTCAAATTATGATTTGAATAATCAATAAATCCTGGCTAAATAGTTCAGCTTCACTTGAAATAAAAAGCATCTGATGGGTCCTCCAACAGTGCCTGTTGTATTATTTGCCTCTAATTGAATTATTACAAGCTGTTTGTTGTGAGATATCAAGTGGTATTTGAGTTTTCATTGATGTACTATTTATGTTTCATCATCACCTTGTGTTTTTAGCTGATTGAAGGCCGATCGTAACTATTACACTTTCAAAGTGGGTGCACTAATGCCAGCTCTATAGTACATGAGCAGCTCTTCACTTTTGAAAATGAATACAGGATTTTTAACAGCTGGTCATGTTTGTCTgtcacctctcctctctccgcTGTGAAACCTGcttcatcttttttatttatttattttttattgtcacagtttgttttcattgtagCTATAGTGTCAGTCACTGATGTGTTGGCTACCACATTTCCTCTACTTTAAATAAAGTGCTCCTTGGCTTTCTGTTTTGAGCAGTTGCTGAGCTTTGATGCAGCCACTGAGTTCAAGTTTGAAGTATTATTTACACAAACCACCTGGTAATTTGCAGTATCTGTAGCCATTTGTATGTCATGACAGACTTTGCTGGGGCCTGACAGAGCAGCTTAAATGAATCTACACTACACAGACGCACctaacatctctctctctgctctctctctctctctctctctacagtaATAGACGTGCAGGCATTTGAGCGCCTCCTGGGCTCCTGTAAGGAGATCATGAAGAGGAACATTGCTCACTATGAGGAACAGCTGGTGGCCCTGTTTGGCTCCAGCATGGACCTGAGAGACTGAGCCTCCTACACCACCCTCCGTGCCTtctattacacacacaaacgcgcacacacacacacacacacacacacatacacatacaaacatatgccccccccccctcacatcATGCAGCAGGTATACAGACTCATAATAAGctttacacagcagcacaaaacatGAGAAATCCCTCCTGCAGATACAGAAATCTGCACACAGTATGAACACAATCCACACACTTTGACACTGAGATATCCCCACTTCAGTTAGTCTGCTCACCCTTGTGCACATACTAGCTCGACACACCCCTGGATGAGCTCactttgcagacacacacacacacacacacacacacacacattcttacaCACAAAGTTAGCTCAAGACCGCACACCTAGTTACTTGAGCCAGCTTCAACCTCTCAGTATGAATGTCTTTGCTGCAATGACTTCATTACAGGTAAAGCAGTGTAAgggcaaaaattaaaaaaacacactcctgCATACACTCCATACACGTCTAAAAACACATCATCGTGCTTCACATGTGCtgacttcacattcacacaagcACTTAAACAACTCGGTTGTTCCAACAAGCGTCAGCCAAGGACACATCAgcacacgacacacacacacacacacagacaaacacacaaacacaggggTACAGATACTCAAAAACAAATAGGCAGCCACATTTGCAAAAACGGACATATTGTGGTAAAATGGAGACAAAAAACTTTCAAAATCTcttaaaaggaaaatgaatcaaaaatgcaaaaaagagagaaaactttAAAGACAGAtatgttttagaaatgttttatgaatataaaaaacagaagctttgataaaatattatttaaataaaaaagtgtttcctcTTTGGGAGGCCGGGGTGCAGAACTTTGTGAGCGTGCTCcatttcttcctctgctgttgttgATTGAGTTGAGTTAGTGCTGGTGATTATTGCAGTACCACAGAAGAAGCAGTGAAAACGATAACAACCCTCCGTTTTCTGGGCCATTGTTATTCTATCATTGATGCCACACTTCATTGtattgaattaattattaatgtattattatatattcatttattatgtttttttgttttactttgaaaaattCTGAGAAAATTAACCGTCCATCtctgacaaaatgtaaaacctaaaaaaaaaaaaaattcgAATAAAAATATTAGTGCTTATTTCTCCTTGATTATCCTTGAATGAGTTGtcctggataaaaaaaaaaagaaaaaaataaagcaaacattttgttaaaCATTTTGACTCTGTGCAATTTCTCAGAAGTATGCTGTGTATGGTGATATTTATTTTGAGGTTG
This region includes:
- the prkar2aa gene encoding protein kinase, cAMP-dependent, regulatory, type II, alpha A; this translates as MSIEIPVGLTELLQGYTVEVLRQRPSDLVDFAVQYFTRLRDTRSQDGASPVGKMGKGVMFDGEPMQTESNGDDDEDDDSDFEPPPPSRFNRRVSVCAEAFNPDEDDEDTEPRVVHPKTDEQRCRLQEACRDILLFKTLDQEQFSQVLDAMFELRVQPQEHVIDQGDDGDNFYVIERGVYDIVVSGKCVGQYNNKGSFGELALMYNTPRAATIIATQEGALWGLDRATFRRLIVKNNAKKRRMYESFIESVPLLKSLEATERMKIVDVLGAKQFSDGERIITQGDKADCFYVVESGEVKIMMKSKTKADHADNAEVEITRCSRGQYFGELALVTNKPRAASAYAVGDVKCLVIDVQAFERLLGSCKEIMKRNIAHYEEQLVALFGSSMDLRD